Proteins encoded together in one Phycisphaerae bacterium window:
- a CDS encoding SDR family oxidoreductase, translated as MIRDLKTSELPVIEMPRCEVRPLLRGQTAIVTGASSGIGRGIAKALCAAGANVVINYIGSKDAAEEAVHEATHCGCDHRGNAIARLADVSDEAAVEAMFDHTLKEFGRVDILINNAGLQQDAAFEEMTLAQWRKVIDVNLTGQFLCARRAVKEFKRRGITRDVSCSAGKIICISSVHEMIPWAGHVNYAASKGGVMLMMKSIAQEVAPWRIRVNSICPGAIRTPINRSAWETPEAYDELMKLIPYKRIGEPEDIARFAVWLASDEADYITGASLFVDGGMTLYPGFEAGG; from the coding sequence ATGATACGCGATCTGAAGACGAGCGAGTTGCCGGTTATCGAGATGCCGCGTTGCGAGGTGCGTCCTCTGCTGCGCGGCCAGACAGCGATTGTCACCGGGGCCAGTTCCGGGATCGGGCGCGGGATCGCGAAGGCGTTGTGCGCCGCCGGTGCAAACGTGGTGATCAACTACATAGGGAGCAAGGATGCTGCCGAGGAAGCTGTCCATGAAGCGACGCATTGCGGCTGCGATCACCGAGGTAACGCCATCGCCCGCCTGGCGGACGTTTCGGACGAGGCGGCTGTCGAAGCGATGTTCGATCACACCCTGAAGGAATTCGGACGCGTCGACATTCTCATCAACAATGCCGGACTTCAGCAGGACGCCGCGTTCGAGGAGATGACCCTCGCCCAATGGCGGAAGGTGATCGATGTCAACCTCACGGGACAGTTCCTGTGCGCGCGGCGCGCGGTAAAGGAATTCAAGCGGCGCGGGATAACACGGGACGTGTCGTGCTCCGCCGGCAAGATCATCTGCATCAGCAGCGTCCACGAAATGATTCCCTGGGCGGGACACGTTAACTACGCCGCCAGCAAAGGCGGCGTGATGCTGATGATGAAGAGCATTGCGCAGGAAGTCGCTCCCTGGCGGATTCGCGTCAATAGCATCTGTCCGGGCGCAATCCGCACGCCCATCAATCGATCGGCATGGGAAACGCCCGAAGCCTACGACGAACTCATGAAGCTGATTCCCTACAAGCGAATTGGAGAGCCGGAGGACATCGCGCGTTTCGCCGTGTGGCTCGCGTCGGACGAAGCCGACTACATCACCGGGGCCAGCCTGTTCGTGGATGGCGGGATGACGCTTTACCCAGGCTTCGAGGCGGGCGGGTAA
- a CDS encoding glucosidase — translation MAKGRAAEPTQKRDTAELDRLRGSDAEAWRRWGPYLSERQWGTVREDYSANGTVWDYFPHDHARSRAYRWGEDGLAGFSDAQQYLCIGLALWNGHDPILKERLFGLTNREGNHGEDVKEQYYYLDATPTHSYLRMLYKYPHRAFPYADLVGENHRRGRSGPEYELVDTGIFSEDRYFDVFVEYAMAAPDELLMRVSVHNRGPDDAHVEVLPQLWFRNTWSWNGEADPPRLQASGSQAVELNHPVLGQYHANFDQADELLFCENDTNPRLFGLNGDGHWKDAFHEYVVKGRADAVNPRREGTKVAGRFRVRVPAGESREVRVRLIAGDEPAGFADFDRILAVRKREADAFYEGLQAGIADEDARRVQRQAFAGMIWSKQTFRYDVTEWLNGDSKQPAPPLQRREGRNADWRHLNNAEVISMPDKWEYPWYAAWDLAFHCIPLAMMDAAFAKQQLDLLTREWYMHPNGQLPAYEWAFDDVNPPVHAWATWRVFQIDRKQHRTSGEPAYAGDLAFLERVFHKLLLNFTWWVNRKDVTGRNVFQGGFLGLDNIGVFDRSRPLPTGGYLNQSDGTAWMAMYSLNLLRMSLELARHNRVYEDIATKFFEHFLYIADAMLGICNGGRGLWDSEDEFYYDELDLPDGQRFPVKIRSMVGLIPLFAVETIEPEMLEQLPEFARRLEWVLEHRPELASLVSRWQEPGRGERRLLSLLRGSRMKRLLRRMLDESEFLSDYGVRALSKHHLEHPYTFWSNGNPLEVRYQPAESDSGLFGGNSNWRGPIWFPVNYLIIESLQKFHHYYGNDFKVECPTGSGKFGTLLDVADELSRRLTRIFLRDEHGRRAVFGEQGKLQDDPHFRDHVLFYEYFHGDNGRGVGASHQTGWTGLVAKLLQPRAADV, via the coding sequence ATGGCGAAGGGCCGTGCGGCCGAACCAACGCAGAAGCGGGATACAGCCGAGCTTGATCGCCTGCGAGGGAGCGATGCAGAGGCGTGGCGGCGCTGGGGTCCGTACCTGAGCGAACGCCAATGGGGAACTGTACGAGAGGATTACAGCGCGAATGGCACGGTGTGGGATTACTTCCCGCACGACCACGCGCGGAGCCGCGCGTATCGCTGGGGTGAGGATGGCCTGGCCGGTTTCAGCGACGCGCAGCAGTATCTTTGCATCGGGCTTGCGCTCTGGAACGGGCACGATCCCATTCTGAAGGAGCGGTTGTTTGGGTTGACGAATCGGGAAGGAAACCACGGCGAAGATGTCAAGGAACAGTATTATTACCTTGACGCCACGCCGACCCATTCGTATCTGCGCATGCTTTATAAGTATCCGCACCGTGCTTTCCCCTATGCCGATCTGGTCGGCGAGAACCACAGACGAGGGAGGAGCGGTCCCGAGTACGAGCTGGTTGACACGGGCATCTTCTCTGAAGATCGGTACTTTGACGTCTTCGTCGAGTACGCCATGGCCGCACCGGACGAGCTGCTCATGCGCGTGAGCGTGCACAATCGTGGTCCCGATGATGCACACGTTGAGGTGCTTCCGCAGCTCTGGTTTCGCAACACGTGGTCCTGGAACGGCGAGGCCGATCCGCCAAGATTGCAGGCGTCGGGCAGTCAGGCAGTAGAACTGAATCACCCAGTCCTGGGGCAATACCACGCCAATTTCGACCAAGCCGACGAACTCCTATTCTGCGAGAACGATACAAACCCGCGCTTGTTTGGACTCAATGGCGACGGGCACTGGAAGGATGCGTTTCATGAGTATGTCGTCAAAGGGCGCGCCGACGCGGTGAATCCCCGGCGCGAAGGCACCAAGGTGGCAGGGCGGTTCCGTGTTCGCGTGCCGGCCGGGGAATCGCGGGAGGTTCGCGTAAGGCTCATCGCCGGGGATGAACCTGCCGGCTTCGCGGATTTCGACCGCATACTTGCTGTGCGCAAACGTGAGGCCGACGCGTTTTACGAGGGACTTCAGGCGGGCATCGCGGACGAAGACGCCAGGCGCGTTCAGCGTCAGGCTTTCGCAGGAATGATCTGGAGCAAGCAGACATTCCGATACGACGTGACGGAATGGCTGAATGGTGATTCGAAGCAGCCGGCTCCTCCGCTTCAGCGCCGCGAGGGTCGCAACGCGGACTGGCGGCACCTGAACAACGCCGAAGTTATCTCCATGCCGGACAAGTGGGAGTATCCCTGGTATGCAGCCTGGGACCTCGCGTTCCACTGTATTCCCCTGGCCATGATGGATGCGGCATTCGCAAAGCAGCAGCTCGACCTGCTGACCCGCGAATGGTACATGCACCCTAACGGACAACTGCCGGCCTACGAATGGGCCTTCGACGACGTGAACCCGCCGGTGCACGCTTGGGCGACGTGGCGCGTTTTCCAGATCGATCGAAAGCAGCACCGTACTTCCGGTGAACCGGCGTACGCGGGAGACCTCGCATTTCTTGAGCGTGTATTTCACAAACTGCTTCTTAACTTCACCTGGTGGGTGAATCGCAAGGATGTGACCGGACGGAACGTGTTTCAGGGCGGTTTCCTCGGATTGGACAACATCGGCGTGTTCGACCGAAGCCGTCCGCTCCCCACGGGAGGCTATCTCAACCAGTCCGATGGTACGGCCTGGATGGCCATGTACAGCTTGAACCTGCTGCGCATGTCCCTGGAGCTGGCGCGTCACAATCGCGTATACGAGGATATCGCCACCAAGTTCTTCGAGCATTTCCTGTATATTGCCGATGCGATGCTCGGCATCTGCAACGGCGGCCGCGGCCTCTGGGATTCCGAAGACGAATTCTATTACGATGAGTTGGACCTGCCCGACGGTCAGCGGTTCCCGGTGAAAATCCGCTCGATGGTCGGGCTGATCCCGCTCTTTGCCGTCGAGACGATCGAGCCGGAGATGCTCGAACAGCTACCGGAGTTCGCCAGGCGACTCGAATGGGTGTTGGAGCACCGACCGGAGCTGGCGAGCCTGGTGTCGCGCTGGCAGGAGCCCGGCCGCGGCGAACGACGGCTGCTTTCGCTGTTGCGGGGCAGCCGCATGAAGCGCCTCCTGAGACGCATGTTGGATGAGAGTGAGTTTCTCTCCGACTACGGCGTGCGGGCCCTCAGCAAGCATCACCTGGAGCATCCTTACACCTTCTGGTCGAACGGCAATCCGCTGGAGGTTCGCTATCAACCGGCCGAGTCGGATTCCGGCCTGTTCGGCGGGAACTCGAACTGGCGCGGACCGATCTGGTTTCCGGTCAACTACCTCATCATCGAATCGTTGCAGAAATTCCACCATTACTACGGCAACGACTTCAAGGTTGAATGTCCCACGGGCTCCGGAAAGTTCGGCACTTTGTTGGATGTCGCGGATGAGCTCAGCCGACGGCTGACGCGCATCTTCCTTCGCGATGAACACGGTCGCCGCGCGGTCTTCGGCGAGCAAGGCAAGTTGCAAGATGATCCGCATTTCCGCGATCACGTTTTGTTCTACGAATATTTCCATGGAGACAACGGCCGTGGCGTGGGAGCGTCGCATCAGACCGGTTGGACGGGCCTGGTCGCGAAGCTGCTGCAACCACGGGCTGCCGATGTGTAA
- the cysK gene encoding cysteine synthase A, whose amino-acid sequence MLTENVLDLIGNTPIIKLHGEPIFAKAEFLNPGGSIKDRIAVSMLEGALRDGRLNGESIIVEPTSGNTGIGVALVGRMKGYTVRIVMPEGMSVERKKLIKATGAELILTPDKDGIPGSVQLVREMAAGDPRIFVPQQFENPDNPRVHYEQTAPELWRQLQGQVDCFVAGVGSGGTLQGVGKFLKEHNPKIRLVAVEPKNVSALLGHEPGLHQIQGIGDGFVPAILDVSMIDDVIEVTDEDAIKTTRELGQQHGLLVGISSGANVWAARQLTATISGNIATVLPDRAERYFSTALL is encoded by the coding sequence ATGCTTACCGAAAACGTACTCGACCTGATTGGCAACACGCCGATCATCAAGCTCCACGGAGAGCCGATCTTCGCCAAGGCCGAGTTCCTCAACCCCGGGGGGAGTATCAAGGACCGCATCGCCGTCAGCATGCTGGAGGGAGCTTTGCGTGACGGTCGCCTCAACGGGGAGTCCATCATCGTAGAACCGACGTCCGGCAACACCGGCATCGGCGTGGCTCTTGTCGGACGAATGAAAGGGTACACCGTCAGGATCGTCATGCCCGAGGGAATGAGTGTCGAACGCAAAAAGCTCATCAAAGCGACGGGTGCCGAGTTGATCCTGACACCGGACAAGGATGGGATTCCCGGCTCCGTCCAATTGGTGCGTGAAATGGCCGCCGGCGATCCGCGGATCTTCGTGCCGCAGCAGTTCGAGAACCCCGACAATCCCCGCGTGCATTATGAACAGACGGCGCCGGAGCTTTGGCGTCAGCTTCAGGGCCAGGTGGACTGCTTCGTCGCCGGCGTGGGGAGCGGTGGTACGCTGCAAGGCGTCGGGAAATTCCTCAAGGAGCACAACCCGAAGATCAGGCTGGTCGCGGTCGAGCCCAAGAATGTCTCGGCGCTGCTCGGTCACGAACCGGGATTGCACCAGATTCAGGGGATCGGTGACGGTTTCGTTCCGGCTATCCTCGATGTATCGATGATCGATGACGTCATCGAGGTTACCGACGAAGACGCCATCAAGACGACCAGGGAACTCGGTCAACAGCACGGGCTATTGGTGGGGATCTCGTCGGGTGCCAACGTGTGGGCCGCACGTCAGTTGACCGCGACCATCAGCGGCAACATCGCAACCGTCTTGCCCGATCGAGCCGAACGTTACTTCAGTACGGCACTCCTGTAA
- a CDS encoding CIA30 family protein, translated as MSTALAVWLLVVTPGAVDHRGPAQGQVTMSERLLFAFDVPDAARKWVPVNDTVMGGVSTSTCRVTESGTLQFNGEVSLANNGGFASIRTGTSSLDLSSYDEFVLRIRSDGKRYALSVSTDYPIAAGAYYFNLKADAGEWREIRVPFHSFQARSFGRRIPGAPPMNTADIRAVGFIISDKQAGPFLLEIDWIKAASRQGD; from the coding sequence ATGAGCACCGCATTGGCAGTCTGGTTGCTTGTAGTCACGCCGGGAGCCGTTGATCATCGGGGCCCGGCCCAAGGGCAGGTGACGATGAGTGAGCGCTTATTGTTTGCGTTTGATGTTCCGGACGCGGCCCGGAAATGGGTGCCGGTCAATGACACCGTCATGGGCGGGGTGTCCACCAGCACCTGCCGCGTCACGGAATCCGGCACGCTGCAATTCAACGGGGAAGTCTCTCTGGCGAACAACGGCGGATTCGCGTCGATTCGCACGGGCACGAGCTCGCTCGATCTCTCGTCCTATGACGAATTCGTCCTGCGTATCCGTAGCGACGGAAAGCGCTACGCCCTGAGCGTCTCAACTGATTATCCCATCGCGGCAGGCGCCTACTACTTCAACCTCAAAGCCGATGCCGGGGAATGGCGCGAAATTCGCGTGCCCTTCCATTCCTTTCAGGCCCGCTCGTTCGGCCGGCGAATTCCCGGCGCACCACCCATGAACACGGCGGATATTCGCGCCGTCGGATTCATCATATCCGACAAACAAGCCGGACCGTTCCTTCTTGAAATCGACTGGATCAAGGCTGCATCCCGACAAGGCGATTGA
- a CDS encoding DASS family sodium-coupled anion symporter, translating into MPNLAGLQAQAAESLQLPPDHENVLHVVHGARSTLALCLLMITWWVTEAVPIPVTALLPGLLLPTMGVVGIENGRPHVFTSRVAFAGYANPVIFLFLSGFLLAAGMRKSGVDRRITLNFLGMKHAARNPASLLLTVMATTAFLSMWISNTATAAMMLPIGIGILHTLGERPGQSKLGCALMLGIAWSASIGGIGTLIGSPPNGIAVGILSARKIATVDFLQWMKIGMPVAAIGLVAAWLVLLILFRPQAEISQAARDELREQKNSLGPWSREELAVGLVFLLVVLLWTSQPAWPSLFGGKVPGVLEHIGVYEIGLACAMLLFIIPIETNTWRSVLEWPDSRYVDWGTLLLFGGGIALSNAMFATGLTKWLAGALVDSMGWAGPLTSLVAIILMIDFLTEITSNTAVATMMCPILIVLAPRLELDPTLLCLAAAMASSLAFMLPVATPPNALVFGTGYFRVIQMVRSGFLMNLVGCAILVAIVCVLTK; encoded by the coding sequence ATGCCAAACCTTGCCGGGCTCCAGGCTCAAGCAGCCGAATCCCTGCAGCTTCCTCCCGATCACGAGAACGTGCTCCACGTCGTACACGGTGCACGTTCAACATTGGCGCTTTGCCTGCTGATGATCACCTGGTGGGTGACTGAGGCCGTGCCGATCCCCGTAACGGCCCTGCTTCCAGGGTTACTCCTCCCCACCATGGGTGTCGTTGGCATCGAGAACGGTCGGCCCCACGTCTTCACGAGCAGGGTGGCATTCGCGGGCTACGCCAATCCCGTCATCTTCCTGTTTCTTTCGGGGTTCCTTCTGGCCGCGGGAATGCGAAAGTCGGGCGTGGACCGGCGGATTACCTTGAACTTCCTTGGCATGAAGCATGCCGCGCGCAACCCGGCGTCGTTGCTCCTGACCGTGATGGCCACGACGGCGTTTCTGTCCATGTGGATCTCCAACACGGCAACGGCCGCCATGATGCTGCCCATCGGCATCGGAATCCTGCACACGCTCGGAGAGCGACCCGGTCAATCAAAATTGGGGTGCGCACTGATGCTCGGCATCGCCTGGTCCGCATCCATCGGAGGCATCGGCACGCTCATCGGCTCCCCGCCGAACGGAATCGCCGTGGGTATCTTGAGCGCCCGGAAGATCGCGACTGTCGATTTCCTTCAGTGGATGAAGATCGGCATGCCTGTGGCTGCTATTGGATTGGTTGCCGCATGGCTGGTCCTCTTGATCCTTTTCCGCCCCCAAGCGGAGATCTCCCAGGCCGCCCGTGACGAACTTCGCGAGCAGAAGAATTCGCTCGGACCCTGGTCCCGGGAGGAATTGGCCGTCGGACTCGTTTTCCTCCTGGTCGTCCTCTTGTGGACCAGCCAGCCGGCGTGGCCGAGTCTGTTCGGCGGCAAAGTCCCCGGCGTTCTCGAACATATCGGCGTTTACGAAATCGGTCTGGCCTGCGCCATGTTGCTCTTCATCATCCCGATTGAGACGAATACGTGGCGATCCGTGCTCGAATGGCCGGACAGCAGATATGTTGATTGGGGAACGCTGCTGCTCTTCGGAGGCGGAATCGCGCTCTCCAACGCCATGTTCGCGACGGGCCTGACCAAATGGCTGGCCGGCGCCCTCGTCGACTCCATGGGTTGGGCCGGGCCCCTCACGAGCCTCGTCGCCATCATTCTGATGATCGACTTTCTAACCGAGATCACGAGCAACACGGCCGTGGCAACCATGATGTGCCCCATTCTCATCGTCCTGGCGCCGCGACTCGAGCTCGATCCAACGCTGCTCTGCCTCGCGGCAGCCATGGCCTCGTCGTTGGCCTTCATGCTGCCGGTCGCCACGCCGCCCAATGCGCTGGTTTTCGGAACCGGTTACTTTCGCGTCATCCAGATGGTGCGATCCGGCTTTCTCATGAACCTCGTGGGATGTGCGATCCTTGTCGCAATCGTCTGCGTCCTGACGAAATAG
- the otsB gene encoding trehalose-phosphatase — protein MDFRRPWKAAILDMDGVITRTASVHARAWKRMFDEFLAKRGDGESRQPPFDMDSDYRRYVDGKPRYDGVQSFLEARGIELPWGNPQDSTGTNSICGLGNRKNHIFQEVIKETGVDVFEDAVEQIDYWKANGVKVAVFSSSRNCRLVLEAANLIDKFDARVDGEDLKRRNLRGKPAPDMLVEAARELDADPADTIVLEDAISGVQAGRSGNFGMVVGVAREKGAEEDLRSAGAHCIVSDLREIRMTPFCPPGENCLLRPSSASDHATWIVECIGQRKPAMFLDYDGTLTPIVRRPEDATLGENMRSILVQWAQHANVAIVSGRDRQDVQSLVRLPQLCYAGSHGFDIRGPNGLQMQQEEAVSALPALDEAERNLREVVSAIDGARVERKKFAIAVHFREVSSENDIRQIETSVDQIVSRAQHLRKRSGKKIFELQPDVEWDKGHAILWLIKAMNVSDRANVVFYIGDDVTDEDAFRALRRQGRGVGIRVGSPDEDTLALFYLRNCDEVAAFLETLLRKFRESDSSHG, from the coding sequence ATGGATTTCCGACGTCCCTGGAAAGCCGCAATCCTGGACATGGACGGCGTAATTACGCGCACGGCCAGCGTCCACGCCCGTGCCTGGAAACGAATGTTCGACGAGTTTCTCGCGAAACGCGGGGACGGCGAGTCGCGGCAGCCTCCTTTTGACATGGATAGCGACTACCGCCGTTACGTCGACGGCAAGCCCCGTTATGACGGCGTGCAAAGCTTCCTCGAGGCGAGGGGCATCGAGCTGCCTTGGGGCAACCCGCAAGATTCAACCGGCACGAATTCGATCTGCGGACTGGGCAACCGCAAGAATCACATCTTCCAGGAAGTGATCAAGGAGACGGGTGTTGACGTGTTCGAGGACGCCGTCGAACAGATCGACTACTGGAAAGCCAACGGCGTCAAGGTTGCCGTGTTTTCATCCAGCCGTAATTGCCGCCTGGTTCTGGAAGCGGCGAACTTGATCGACAAGTTTGATGCGCGCGTCGATGGCGAAGACCTGAAACGACGGAACCTTCGCGGCAAGCCTGCGCCGGACATGCTCGTCGAGGCCGCCAGGGAACTCGACGCCGATCCTGCCGACACCATCGTTCTCGAGGACGCCATATCGGGCGTTCAAGCCGGCCGGTCGGGCAATTTCGGCATGGTGGTCGGCGTTGCCAGGGAAAAGGGCGCGGAGGAAGATCTGCGAAGCGCGGGTGCGCACTGCATCGTCAGCGACCTTCGCGAGATTCGAATGACGCCCTTTTGCCCTCCGGGCGAGAATTGTCTTCTGCGGCCCTCGTCGGCCTCTGACCACGCCACATGGATTGTCGAGTGCATCGGGCAACGAAAACCGGCCATGTTCCTTGATTACGACGGCACGCTCACGCCGATCGTCCGCCGCCCCGAAGACGCCACGCTCGGCGAGAACATGCGCTCGATCCTGGTCCAATGGGCGCAGCACGCCAATGTCGCGATCGTCAGCGGGCGCGACCGCCAGGACGTGCAGTCTCTGGTCCGGCTTCCCCAGCTCTGCTATGCAGGCAGCCACGGCTTTGACATCCGCGGCCCCAACGGGCTCCAAATGCAACAGGAAGAGGCCGTGTCCGCCCTGCCGGCACTTGACGAGGCGGAGAGAAACCTCAGGGAAGTTGTTTCAGCCATAGACGGCGCGCGTGTCGAACGCAAGAAGTTCGCCATTGCCGTCCACTTCCGCGAGGTATCCAGCGAGAATGACATCCGTCAGATCGAGACTTCAGTCGACCAGATTGTCAGCCGTGCGCAGCACCTTCGAAAGCGTTCCGGCAAAAAAATCTTCGAGCTCCAGCCCGACGTCGAATGGGACAAAGGCCATGCGATTCTCTGGCTGATCAAGGCCATGAATGTCTCGGATCGCGCCAACGTCGTTTTCTACATTGGCGACGACGTCACCGATGAAGATGCTTTCCGCGCGCTTCGTCGCCAGGGCAGGGGTGTCGGAATACGGGTCGGATCGCCCGACGAAGACACCCTTGCGCTCTTCTACCTGCGCAACTGTGACGAAGTCGCTGCGTTTCTGGAAACGCTGCTCCGGAAGTTCCGGGAATCCGATTCCTCGCACGGTTGA
- a CDS encoding phosphatase PAP2 family protein, with translation MNENTHNAFRWPLILGLLLLAAALFAVDQSLTDWLHAQIHRFHGIRHLIWAVNSFFDWWLYVAVAALLLLDTRRIRMLRCYVLTLAGSAVVLHGLKFLIGRARPGLDLGPLAFAPLSSPSLEFDSFPSGHAFAATLMTLIIQRYLPGSVWLLAPLAAMVCLSRAAFERHFPSDIVAGIALALITMHVALRVEPDGFPVLFTDPQENASETASRANAQASEAPGKNA, from the coding sequence ATGAACGAGAATACTCACAACGCTTTCCGCTGGCCGCTCATTCTCGGCCTGCTTCTGCTCGCTGCAGCATTGTTCGCGGTCGACCAGTCGCTGACGGACTGGTTGCATGCGCAGATACACCGCTTCCACGGCATCCGTCACTTGATCTGGGCTGTGAATTCCTTCTTTGACTGGTGGCTCTATGTCGCGGTCGCCGCCCTGCTTCTGCTGGATACACGGCGAATCCGCATGCTGCGCTGCTACGTCTTGACGTTGGCGGGGTCGGCCGTCGTCCTCCACGGATTGAAGTTCCTGATCGGGCGAGCCCGGCCGGGTCTGGACCTGGGTCCGTTGGCCTTCGCCCCGCTCTCCAGCCCATCGCTCGAGTTCGATTCCTTTCCTTCCGGACATGCCTTCGCCGCAACGCTGATGACGCTGATTATTCAACGTTACCTGCCGGGATCCGTATGGCTTCTGGCCCCCCTCGCTGCCATGGTGTGCCTCTCGCGGGCAGCCTTCGAGCGGCACTTCCCGAGCGATATCGTCGCCGGCATCGCGCTGGCGCTGATCACCATGCACGTCGCCCTTCGAGTGGAGCCGGACGGTTTCCCCGTTCTGTTCACGGATCCCCAGGAGAACGCTTCAGAGACAGCAAGCCGCGCCAACGCCCAGGCCTCGGAAGCCCCCGGCAAGAATGCCTAA
- a CDS encoding glycosyltransferase family 39 protein has protein sequence MRWYASTGGGVVLFLLCLLFDAPGVFQLPPIDRDESRFAQASRGIAEAGDWEGVLVPVFDDRPRLNKPPLIYWFQAISHRAMESVMPSGSVESNPRKAPWCDETRKETLPKAGIAGFRLPSVVSAALAALITWRIGVSMFGPPVGWLAGLLLGSCLLVCVDARQARADQLLLMFTVLAQFLLWRIWQRSRGPAHFRRSLDVVAFWCVVGLGIMTKGPVTPAVSGLTVFSLCLLGRDWQLLRTLRPLLGLGILAAIVLPWPIAVSSVVGWERMSHVIMDEVLGRSISSKEGHSAPPGYHLLLLPVLFWPGSLALLPGLMRGFARGLRWAPAAKGESSDRGNSVLSRFAARFPHVHHEAEAFCIAWIVPTWVLFELVATKLPHYVLPTYPAIALLCARALFDCRGRWREIRSSWGGRTALWGWFVLTVVLTLGIPTFLGFWAWPTTGLAARSWTILAPAAGLVLMVLLFHRLREGRVRRAAAPALASCLLLSATTFAVLLPRMPFVWLSSQAVRAYCAHDGGTGRPFGAVGYAEDSLVFLTHGFVDRLSWGAVPKWCEEHRGGLLLISELPAGFVQRPDDCLSEFTPIWQAEGVQYAKGRWVGIELLGRTPPAESSPNNPD, from the coding sequence GTGCGCTGGTACGCGAGCACGGGTGGCGGAGTCGTGCTCTTCCTGTTGTGTCTGCTTTTCGATGCGCCCGGCGTTTTCCAGTTGCCGCCGATCGATCGCGATGAGTCGCGTTTCGCTCAGGCGTCGCGCGGGATCGCCGAAGCGGGGGACTGGGAGGGCGTCCTTGTTCCGGTATTCGACGATCGTCCAAGGCTGAACAAGCCGCCACTGATCTACTGGTTTCAGGCGATTTCGCATCGGGCGATGGAATCGGTGATGCCGTCCGGTTCCGTGGAATCGAATCCACGGAAGGCGCCATGGTGTGACGAGACGCGCAAGGAAACGCTGCCCAAGGCGGGGATCGCGGGTTTTCGATTGCCCTCGGTGGTATCGGCGGCGCTGGCGGCGCTGATCACGTGGCGTATCGGTGTCTCCATGTTCGGGCCGCCGGTGGGGTGGCTGGCGGGCCTGCTGCTGGGAAGCTGCCTGCTGGTGTGCGTCGACGCCCGGCAGGCGCGGGCGGATCAGCTTCTCCTGATGTTCACGGTGCTCGCGCAGTTTCTCCTGTGGCGCATCTGGCAGCGTTCGCGGGGCCCGGCCCATTTCCGCCGTTCGCTCGATGTCGTCGCTTTCTGGTGCGTGGTGGGCTTGGGCATCATGACAAAGGGACCGGTTACGCCCGCCGTATCGGGGCTGACGGTCTTCTCCCTGTGCCTGCTGGGGCGCGACTGGCAGTTGCTCCGCACGCTCCGCCCGCTCCTGGGATTAGGCATCCTCGCTGCGATCGTTCTTCCGTGGCCAATCGCCGTTTCGAGTGTCGTCGGCTGGGAGCGTATGAGCCATGTCATCATGGACGAAGTTCTGGGCCGGAGCATCTCATCGAAGGAGGGGCACTCGGCACCACCGGGCTACCACCTGCTGCTGCTGCCCGTGCTCTTCTGGCCGGGATCACTGGCCCTTCTGCCGGGACTGATGCGCGGCTTTGCCCGGGGTCTTCGATGGGCTCCGGCGGCAAAAGGCGAGTCGAGCGATCGTGGAAATTCCGTGCTTTCGCGTTTCGCCGCACGATTTCCCCATGTCCATCACGAGGCGGAGGCCTTTTGTATTGCCTGGATCGTGCCCACCTGGGTTCTTTTCGAACTGGTGGCGACGAAGCTGCCCCATTACGTCCTGCCGACGTATCCGGCCATCGCCTTGCTGTGCGCCCGGGCGTTATTCGATTGTCGCGGGCGCTGGCGGGAGATCCGCTCAAGCTGGGGTGGAAGAACAGCGCTCTGGGGCTGGTTCGTCCTGACGGTCGTGCTGACGCTGGGTATCCCCACGTTTCTTGGTTTTTGGGCCTGGCCGACAACCGGGCTTGCGGCCCGTTCATGGACGATCCTTGCGCCGGCCGCCGGACTGGTGTTGATGGTGCTGCTGTTCCACAGGCTTCGTGAAGGTCGCGTGCGTCGCGCCGCGGCCCCAGCGCTTGCTTCGTGTCTGTTGCTTTCGGCAACGACATTTGCGGTTCTTCTGCCTCGGATGCCATTTGTCTGGCTCAGCTCCCAGGCGGTGCGGGCGTACTGCGCGCACGATGGCGGGACGGGTCGACCCTTCGGAGCTGTCGGATACGCCGAGGACAGTCTGGTCTTTCTGACGCATGGGTTCGTGGATCGCCTTTCCTGGGGAGCGGTGCCGAAGTGGTGCGAAGAGCATCGCGGCGGTCTGCTTTTGATTTCCGAGCTTCCTGCGGGCTTCGTTCAGCGGCCCGATGATTGCCTTTCGGAATTCACCCCGATCTGGCAGGCCGAGGGCGTCCAATATGCGAAAGGTCGATGGGTCGGGATTGAGCTCTTGGGCCGAACACCTCCGGCGGAATCGAGTCCGAACAACCCTGATTAG